From a region of the Andrena cerasifolii isolate SP2316 chromosome 13, iyAndCera1_principal, whole genome shotgun sequence genome:
- the LOC143375859 gene encoding uncharacterized protein LOC143375859 isoform X1: MPTSGCATIASPGCRVRRMILLGLVLLALLDTVSGIPYKRSLQRLCSKSLSDALALACKERGYNEPFPNSDEEGPQYTVGPGLVEECCYHQCSYAQLQQYCKPDKASPADAVNKPVWIVDMPSNPARAGTSSEEEESSRMYIDYVTGTIKCRIHGSKGARKKRRSLDSDDAVDCDGRSSAKRHRGDHCGCRHRRQRRCRFRKVLIPKPSTSPSSIVAGANEPREHPAPNLSACTDHLLLSCSPLGGYFEFRIARCRFRSLPFQFVGNIARLDVPLRRTPREYCGKKVTWSFEISGCECFDVMGIIECFGTFKQCSG; this comes from the exons ATGCCGACGAGTGGCTGCGCCACGATCGCGTCTCCGGGATGCAGAGTAAGGAGGATGATCCTCCTGGGCCTGGTCCTGCTCGCGTTGCTGGACACCGTGAGCGGGATACCCTACAAGAGGTCGTTGCAGAGGCTGTGCTCCAAGAGTCTCAGCGACGCCTTGGCCCTGGCGTGCAAGGAGCGCGGGTACAACGAGCCGTTCCCAAACAGCGACGAGGAGGGTCCCCAGTACACCGTGGGACCAGGATTAGTGGAGGAGTGCTGCTACCACCAGTGCAGCTACGCGCAGCTGCAACAGTACTGCAAGCCGGACAAGGCTAGTCCCGCGGACGCCGT AAATAAGCCGGTCTGGATAGTAGATATGCCGTCTAACCCCGCGAGGGCAGGAACGTcgtcggaggaggaggagagttCGAGGATGTATATCGACTACGTCACCGGCACGATTAAATGTAGGATCCACGGGTCGAAGGGAGCACGTAAGAAGAGACGTAGTTTGGACAGCGACGACGCCGTCGATTGCGATGGGAGAAGCTCGGCGAAGAGGCACCGCGGCGACCATTGCGGGTGCAGGCATCGACGGCAGAGGCGTTGTCGTTTCCGCAAGGTGCTTATCCCCAAACCCTCCACTTCGCCCTCGTCTATCGTTGCTGGCGCAAACGAGCCTCGCGAGCACCCGGCGCCTAACCTCTCAGCATGCACCGACCACTTGCTCCTGTCTTGTTCTCCACTTGGCGGGTATTTCGAATTTAGAATCGCCAGGTGTCGCTTTCGCTCTCTTCCCTTCCAATTTGTTGGAAATATTGCACGTTTAGACGTTCCTTTGAGGAGAACCCCTAGAGAATACTGTGGGAAGAAAGTGACTTGGAGTTTCGAAATCTCGGGGTGCGAGTGTTTTGACGTTATGGGGATCATAGAGTGCTTTGGAACGTTCAAGCAGTGCTCAGGGTGA
- the LOC143375862 gene encoding uncharacterized protein LOC143375862 isoform X1, protein MHRVQQTIRVALYAAALAAFVDVSLGDPRLPLTCKNIARDVIMNSCKGSRIKRAPVALDQVKLDEEMKMDSSADHKEHVAPQKRQWGFQNAPFGEYNSETLSSYHDTELQLPGVEFSDDRGTEFSENQFLSGGPGDYFAGTFGLGDVYFRAAGEGSKPVARSADSRDLLGYHLSPEELEELYQEIGERMPRNSKDLNKKIFLNVAAKCCPNVKLCYDNPSLIPCIMY, encoded by the exons ATGCACCGAGTGCAACAAACGATCCGCGTCGCGCTGTACGCGGCCGCGCTCGCCGCGTTTGTGGACGTCTCCCTCGGGGACCCGCGGTTACCCTTGACATGCAAGAACATCGCCAGGGATGTTATAATGAACAGCTGCAAGGGGTCCAGGATCAAACGCGCCCCGGTAGCCCTGGACCAGGtgaagctggatgaagagatgAAGATGG ATTCGTCAGCGGACCACAAGGAACACGTTGCGCCACAGAAACGGCAATGGGGCTTCCAGAATGCACCTTTTGGAGAATACAACAGTGAAACGCTGTCTAGCTATCACGATACGGAGTTGCAGCTTCCGGGAGTGGAATTCAGTGATGATAGGGGAACCGAGTTCAGCGAGAATCAATTTTTGTCTGGTGGACCTGGAGATTACTTTGCAGGAACCTTCGGTTTAGGCGATGTATACTTTCGTGCAGCCGGTGAAGGTTCCAAACCAGTAGCAAGATCTGCT GATTCACGCGACCTCCTCGGCTACCACTTGAGCCCAGAGGAACTGGAGGAGCTGTACCAGGAGATCGGCGAGAGGATGCCTCGAAACTCGAAAGATTTGAATAAAAAGATCTTCCTCAACGTCGCTGCGAAATGTTGCCCGAACGTGAAACTGTGCTATGACAATCCAAGCCTGATACCCTGCATAATGTATTAA
- the LOC143375862 gene encoding uncharacterized protein LOC143375862 isoform X3, with product MHRVQQTIRVALYAAALAAFVDVSLGDPRLPLTCKNIARDVIMNSCKGSRIKRAPVALDQVKLDEEMKMDSSADHKEHVAPQKRQWGFQNAPFGEYNSETLSSYHDTELQLPGVEFSDDRGTEFSENQFLSGGPGDYFAGTFGLGDVYFRAAGEGSKPVARSAVMMDSTSGFTRPPRLPLEPRGTGGAVPGDRREDASKLERFE from the exons ATGCACCGAGTGCAACAAACGATCCGCGTCGCGCTGTACGCGGCCGCGCTCGCCGCGTTTGTGGACGTCTCCCTCGGGGACCCGCGGTTACCCTTGACATGCAAGAACATCGCCAGGGATGTTATAATGAACAGCTGCAAGGGGTCCAGGATCAAACGCGCCCCGGTAGCCCTGGACCAGGtgaagctggatgaagagatgAAGATGG ATTCGTCAGCGGACCACAAGGAACACGTTGCGCCACAGAAACGGCAATGGGGCTTCCAGAATGCACCTTTTGGAGAATACAACAGTGAAACGCTGTCTAGCTATCACGATACGGAGTTGCAGCTTCCGGGAGTGGAATTCAGTGATGATAGGGGAACCGAGTTCAGCGAGAATCAATTTTTGTCTGGTGGACCTGGAGATTACTTTGCAGGAACCTTCGGTTTAGGCGATGTATACTTTCGTGCAGCCGGTGAAGGTTCCAAACCAGTAGCAAGATCTGCT GTGATGATGGATTCTACTTCAGGATTCACGCGACCTCCTCGGCTACCACTTGAGCCCAGAGGAACTGGAGGAGCTGTACCAGGAGATCGGCGAGAGGATGCCTCGAAACTCGAAAGATTTGAATAA
- the LOC143375859 gene encoding insulin-like peptide isoform X2 gives MPTSGCATIASPGCRVRRMILLGLVLLALLDTVSGIPYKRSLQRLCSKSLSDALALACKERGYNEPFPNSDEEGPQYTVGPGLVEECCYHQCSYAQLQQYCKPDKASPADAVNKPVWIVDMPSNPARAGTSSEEEESSRMYIDYVTGTIKCRIHGSKGARKKRRSLDSDDAVDCDGRSSAKRHRGDHCGCRHRRQRRCRFRKVLENAVADGSSKKESSNEPVSESNVSPFS, from the exons ATGCCGACGAGTGGCTGCGCCACGATCGCGTCTCCGGGATGCAGAGTAAGGAGGATGATCCTCCTGGGCCTGGTCCTGCTCGCGTTGCTGGACACCGTGAGCGGGATACCCTACAAGAGGTCGTTGCAGAGGCTGTGCTCCAAGAGTCTCAGCGACGCCTTGGCCCTGGCGTGCAAGGAGCGCGGGTACAACGAGCCGTTCCCAAACAGCGACGAGGAGGGTCCCCAGTACACCGTGGGACCAGGATTAGTGGAGGAGTGCTGCTACCACCAGTGCAGCTACGCGCAGCTGCAACAGTACTGCAAGCCGGACAAGGCTAGTCCCGCGGACGCCGT AAATAAGCCGGTCTGGATAGTAGATATGCCGTCTAACCCCGCGAGGGCAGGAACGTcgtcggaggaggaggagagttCGAGGATGTATATCGACTACGTCACCGGCACGATTAAATGTAGGATCCACGGGTCGAAGGGAGCACGTAAGAAGAGACGTAGTTTGGACAGCGACGACGCCGTCGATTGCGATGGGAGAAGCTCGGCGAAGAGGCACCGCGGCGACCATTGCGGGTGCAGGCATCGACGGCAGAGGCGTTGTCGTTTCCGCAAG GTATTAGAAAATGCAGTAGCTGACGGTTCATCTAAGAAAGAATCTTCAAACGAGCCGGTGTCAGAGAGCAACGTTTCACCGTTCTCCTAA
- the LOC143375862 gene encoding uncharacterized protein LOC143375862 isoform X4, whose protein sequence is MHRVQQTIRVALYAAALAAFVDVSLGDPRLPLTCKNIARDVIMNSCKGSRIKRAPVALDQVKLDEEMKMDSSADHKEHVAPQKRQWGFQNAPFGEYNSETLSSYHDTELQLPGVEFSDDRGTEFSENQFLSGGPGDYFAGTFGLGDVYFRAAGEGSKPVARSAKFFAIDLPRSSVGCKQATV, encoded by the exons ATGCACCGAGTGCAACAAACGATCCGCGTCGCGCTGTACGCGGCCGCGCTCGCCGCGTTTGTGGACGTCTCCCTCGGGGACCCGCGGTTACCCTTGACATGCAAGAACATCGCCAGGGATGTTATAATGAACAGCTGCAAGGGGTCCAGGATCAAACGCGCCCCGGTAGCCCTGGACCAGGtgaagctggatgaagagatgAAGATGG ATTCGTCAGCGGACCACAAGGAACACGTTGCGCCACAGAAACGGCAATGGGGCTTCCAGAATGCACCTTTTGGAGAATACAACAGTGAAACGCTGTCTAGCTATCACGATACGGAGTTGCAGCTTCCGGGAGTGGAATTCAGTGATGATAGGGGAACCGAGTTCAGCGAGAATCAATTTTTGTCTGGTGGACCTGGAGATTACTTTGCAGGAACCTTCGGTTTAGGCGATGTATACTTTCGTGCAGCCGGTGAAGGTTCCAAACCAGTAGCAAGATCTGCT aagtttttcgcaatcGATTTGCCTCGAAGCTCCGTAGGCTGCAAGCAGGCTACTGTTTAG
- the LOC143375862 gene encoding uncharacterized protein LOC143375862 isoform X2, with the protein MHRVQQTIRVALYAAALAAFVDVSLGDPRLPLTCKNIARDVIMNSCKGSRIKRAPVALDQVKLDEEMKMGESDHKEHVAPQKRQWGFQNAPFGEYNSETLSSYHDTELQLPGVEFSDDRGTEFSENQFLSGGPGDYFAGTFGLGDVYFRAAGEGSKPVARSADSRDLLGYHLSPEELEELYQEIGERMPRNSKDLNKKIFLNVAAKCCPNVKLCYDNPSLIPCIMY; encoded by the exons ATGCACCGAGTGCAACAAACGATCCGCGTCGCGCTGTACGCGGCCGCGCTCGCCGCGTTTGTGGACGTCTCCCTCGGGGACCCGCGGTTACCCTTGACATGCAAGAACATCGCCAGGGATGTTATAATGAACAGCTGCAAGGGGTCCAGGATCAAACGCGCCCCGGTAGCCCTGGACCAGGtgaagctggatgaagagatgAAGATGGGTGAGT CGGACCACAAGGAACACGTTGCGCCACAGAAACGGCAATGGGGCTTCCAGAATGCACCTTTTGGAGAATACAACAGTGAAACGCTGTCTAGCTATCACGATACGGAGTTGCAGCTTCCGGGAGTGGAATTCAGTGATGATAGGGGAACCGAGTTCAGCGAGAATCAATTTTTGTCTGGTGGACCTGGAGATTACTTTGCAGGAACCTTCGGTTTAGGCGATGTATACTTTCGTGCAGCCGGTGAAGGTTCCAAACCAGTAGCAAGATCTGCT GATTCACGCGACCTCCTCGGCTACCACTTGAGCCCAGAGGAACTGGAGGAGCTGTACCAGGAGATCGGCGAGAGGATGCCTCGAAACTCGAAAGATTTGAATAAAAAGATCTTCCTCAACGTCGCTGCGAAATGTTGCCCGAACGTGAAACTGTGCTATGACAATCCAAGCCTGATACCCTGCATAATGTATTAA